A region of the bacterium BMS3Abin11 genome:
TGACGCAGCTGTTGGGACACAGACCATGCATTGCAGTGATTGCCATGGCCCTGATACTGCAAATGATACAATTGATCCAAATGGTGGTGAGGATGGTGAACCCTGGGGGCCACATGGTTCTCAAAATGATTTTATCCTGAAAGGCACCTGGGATGGATTGACAGGCGGAAACAGCAGCGACGTCCCTGCAACAGACCCAAACAATGGCATCTGTTTCAAGTGCCATGAATTCCAGGCCTATGCTGACCGTAATGGTGATAATAGTTACGACAGCGGCTTTAGTGGGACCTCAGGGGGTATGGGGGGAGGGACTAGCAATAACCTACATGCTCGTCATGCTGCTAGAATAGGAAAAATGCACTGCAACTGGTGTCATGTAGCGGTACCACATGGATGGAAAAATAAGGCCTTCCTGGTCAACTTGAATGACGTTGGGGCAGAAGCCGGGCAGGCCGGTATCGAGGTGCCCATTGGGTCTTCTGCCCAAACTTATGATGTCGGGCCTTATTACAATAACGCAAAGCTGAAAATCAGAACATTTCGTACCAGCGGCAATTGGAGTGCTAATAGTTGCGGTTCGTCCAGTGGGGGGGGGTTCAATACTGGAACAAGGTGGATGAGACGAGTGTGCTCTAACCCTCCATGATGCGTATTCTCAGGATTTTAGGCAGCTTAAGGCTAACACTCTTTGGTATTGTGCTGATAGCAACAGGTGTGTTGCTGAATATATATATCCCAGGTAACCCGGATCTGTTTATCAGCGGGCCCGTTGGTTTTCTCTCGCTTAATTTACTCGCCGCAATTATTACCAGGCCACAGATGCGCCGGCAACATGCCCTTTTGCTGTTTCATTTGTGCCTGCTCGCGCTGGTTGTAGTTGTATTTCTTGGCAGGCTGACTCATTTTAAGGGACAGGTGGAATTGACCGAAGGTCAATGGTTGGAAGCAGCAAACCTGGTAACCGTGAGTAGTGGCCCCTGGTACCATAACATATTGACTGATATTCAATTGCAACAGGGGCCAATTCAGGTCGCTTATACCACGCAGAATTATCGTCAGAAGACCCATAGCCAGATACTGCTGACATCAGCACAGGGGGTCACAGAGGCGGCAATGATTGATGATAACAATCCACTGGTGATTGATAACTACCGATTCTATATCACACCGAATAAGGGGTTTTCGGCAATACTCCGCTGGGTAGATCTGGCAGGACAAACTGTTCTGGGTGCCGTGAACTTTCCTTCTTATCCAGCACTGGACTTTAAACAAAAACAGCAATGGGTTACCCCTGAGGGTGAAAAACTGTCTTTGCGATTGATCATTGAAAATATCGCTGATGCTAATAACAACTGGATATTAAGCAGTAAAGTTTCGAAACCTCGACTGGATGTGATTGTAAATGACAAGGTACACACATCTCTGTTTCCAGGAGATTCAATGAAATTATCGGGTGGAGAACTTCAATTCATGCAGCTAAAAATGTGGATGGGTTACTACATCAACTATGACCCAAACTCACGCTGGATATTTCTTATTGCACTGTTAGGGGTGCTAGCGATGTCTTTGCACCTGTACGGAAGACAGGTAAATGCGCCGACTCTTGTGCGAAAACTAGTAGCGGTAGAAAAATAGATATCCAATACATTCTGATTGCCTGTGGTCTGCTTGCCTATCTTGGGGCACTTGTCACTGCGGTTTTTAAACGGCACATGCAACTGCAGTCTTTCTATCCAGAAGGGATGCTGCAGGTCGTTGGCATCTTTCTATTCATACTCACCATTATTCTTCGCTGGCAAATAGTGGGACATGGCCCATTTATCTCCATGTTTGAGATTCTGCTCAGCAGCCTGTTTAGTCTGGGTTTAATATTTCTTCTAGCCACTTTCTTCTCTCCAGGCATGCGGCAGGCAACTATTCCGGCTTATCTGGTCATTATTCTTCTTGCCTATTGGGCATTGATGACAGGCAATGAAGGGGGGGCATTACCTCCTACCTATGATAACAACTGGTTATGGGCTCATGTGTTTATGGGTAAAATATTTCTTGGATTAAATTTGATTGCTACAAGCCTGGCAATATCTGGTTTGTGGCAGGTTTTGGTATTGAAAAAGGATGTATCCTCGGTGGATTTAACCTGGGTTGAAACTGCCGCCTGGCGTTATTTGTCTATTTCCTTCATCTTTCACAGCCTGATGCTGCTTGTGGGTGCACTTTGGGCGCAGGATGCATGGGGTCGTTATTGGGGCTGGGATCCTTTGGAGTCCTGGGCTTTTGTGACCTGGCTTTCTATGGCATTCGCTCTTCATTCCAGAGTAACATTTCGATATAGCAATATCATTGGTTGGGTGATTATTACGATAATTTTCATGTTGGCCTTTTTTACATTTTTTGGCATTCCTTTTATCAGTATAGCACCACATAGAGGTGCAATATAAATCACTCAGACTAATTTGGAATTTTGCAATATCAAATTAATAAGATTTTGAAATTAACGCAGTAATATCAAAATCACCCCATACCGCGCCGCTTTGCCAGCCGTGATAAATAGTAGCGCCGGCCAGAAATGAATTTTCAGCCAGCCCGCAGCCAGACAAAGCGGGTCGCCAACAACAGGTAGCCAGGACAGCAGCAGTATTGGGCTGCCGTGTTTTTCCAGCCAGTTGGCGGCTCTCAGGTTTTCGGGTTTTTTCAACAGTTTCTGTGTCGGCCAGTAGTGGGCGATAAGTAGACCAATTAACCATGAGGACATACCGCCCAGCGTATTACCGGCAGTGGCGACAAGTAGTAGGGCAAGTGGATCGTGGGCATTATTCAGAGTCAGAGCGATCAGAATGGCTTCAGAGCTGCCGGGCAGCAATGTGGAAGAAATGAAGGCACTTGTAAAGAGTCCCAACAACCCCCATTCATTGATGATATCTGTCATATAGCAATGTTATTCTGGTAGCTAGCGAATACCTGACATAAATAATCGGCTATTCGCCTCACAATTGATGGTGGAATAAAGGCACCTCTGATCAATTCATGAACTCGTTTCTTACGCCTAAAATATTCAGTTTTTTCGTTGAAAATCTTCGCAATAGCTAGCTATTACGTGTGATTTCCGCCTCAAACCTGAATTATTAGATCGTAATCTACTTCGTCCAGAATTAATCAGAGGTTCCCTAGATTTTAGCACTGTATGAAATGACTTTTTGGCTTTCTGAGCGTATGATTGGCGCCCTTTCGCGGACGTATACATTAATTTGAGGTTAGGGAATGAGTGAAGTAACAAAAGAACAGATTGAAGAGGCACTGAAACTGGTGGTTGATCCCTATACTGAACAGGATCCGGTCAGTGGTAAAACGGTCAAGAAGATCGATATCAAAGACGGTAAGGTCGAGGTGAATATCGTTGCCGGTTATCCTAACAGGGGTTTTGCCGATGAGTTTGCCGCCAGTCTGAAAGAAAAGATCATGGCGGTTGATGGTATCTCCGATGCTACTGTCAACGTCTCATTCAAAGTTGCTACACATGGCGTGCAGAAAGGCGTCACCATGCTGGATAATGTCAAGAACATTATCGCAATTGCCTCAGGTAAAGGTGGTGTCGGTAAATCTACCGTTGCGGTCAATCTGGCATTGGCGCTATCAGCTGAAGGTGCATCTGTGGGTATTCTTGATGCTGATATTTATGGTCCCTCTCAGCCTCGCATGCTGGGCGTTTCTGCTCAGCCAGAATCAAAAGACGGTAATTCATTGGAGCCGATGATGTCCTACCATCTACAGGCGATGTCGATTGGTTTTCTGATTGATGAGGAAACGCCGATGATCTGGCGTGGCCCGATGGTGACTCAGGCACTGGAGCAGCTGCTTAAAGATACCCGCTGGAATGACCTTGATTATCTGATCATAGATCTGCCGCCAGGCACCGGTGACACACAGCTAACACTGGCACAGAAAGTCCCTGTGAGTGGTTCTGTTATTGTTACTACGCCTCAGGATATTGCCCTGCTGGATGCCCGTAAGGCATTGAAGATGTTCGAGAAAGTTGAAATACCAGTTCTGGGTGTTGTCGAGAACATGAGCACCTATATCTGCTCAAAATGTGGCAATGAAGAACACATCTTCGGTGAAGGTGGCGGTCTGAGTATGGCAGAGCAGTATGATGTCGATTACCTGGGATCGATTCCTCTGGATATTGCTATTCGCAAGCACGTCGATGAAGGCAAGCCAACAGTCGTGGCTGATCCTGAAGGGCGTATCGCGATGAACTATCGTGAAATAGCTCGTCGTACTGCAGCCAAATTATCGAAGAAGAAAAAAGACTTTACCGCGGCATTTCCGAATATTGTGATTGATAATAGCTAAGGAACCTCTGATGTGTATGCCATGCCTCTGCGAGACCTGAAGCGTGCAGCTACAAAGCGTGCTTCGCAGCGAATGGCCCGGTCCTTTGCAAGAAGCACAATACCGTAGATGTGCGCTTCAGGCCTCGCCCTGCGGGGCTTACTGTCTGATTCACACTCTGCGTTGTCACTTTTCACCAGGCCCAGGCATGCCTTCAAAGTTCCGCCTTGATTGTGAATCAGACTGTAAGCCAGAGGTATGGCATAATTGATCAGAGGTTCCCTAATATCACACCTGCTTGAATCTATAGAAAAGACCGGCATGAGTGTTTCTCATGACGGTTTTTTTCAGTAATAATGTGTTCACCATAATTCAGGTGGCATTATAATGTTCAACAGAATTTGTATGTAGGTGCGAATTCATTCGCACAAAAATCACAAAATTTATTTTTGTTGTATCGCAGGTACTGTGTTCGAATGAATTCGAACCTACAATAATAAAATAAGAAACTATGGGACAAGCCCTCATAGTGTTCCAATAACAGCTAGCAGGAGTATTTTTTATGGGCGTAAAGTCCGATAAATGGATTCGTAAAATGGTGCAGGAAGCAGGCATGATTGAGCCGTTTGAATCGGATCAGGTGCGGACCAATGCAGACGGCGACAAGCTGGTTTCCTATGGTACATCCAGCTATGGCTACGACATTCGCTGCTCTGATGAATTCAAGATTTTTACCAATATTAACTCAGCACTGGTGGATCCGAAGAACTTCGATGAGAACAGCTTCGTTGATTTCAAAGGTGATGTCTGCATCATTCCACCAAACTCTTTCGCATTGGCAAGAACGGTTGAATACCTGCGCATTCCACGCAATGTGCTCACGATCTGCCTGGGTAAATCGACCTATGCGCGCTGTGGCATCATTGTTAATGTCACACCGTTTGAGCCGGAATGGGAAGGGCATGTAACACTGGAATTTTCCAACACCACGCCATTACCTGCCAAGATCTATGCCAACGAGGGTGTGGCACAGGTGATATTCTTTGAGGGTGATGAAGAGTGCGAAACCTCCTACAAGGATCGCGGGGGGAAATATCAGGGACAGACTGGCGTTACCCTGCCTAAAACCTGAGAGCACTAACAGTACATAACTATGTATAAACCAAAGAATCTGAACGAATATCTTCACCTGATCAATGATGCAGTGTTTGAAATGGAAGAGTTAATCTATTGTGCTGAGGAAGAATTTGATAATGAAATGGATGGCATGACCCAGTCTTTTCAGATAATTATTACTGAATTAAAAAAATTTCAAGCAGCGGTTAAAAGTAGTGAGATTGTACCGGGTGAGTTCAAAGCTGAAGGTTTTTTGCCACTGGTGGTAAATATGCGGTCCGGCAGGCTCCCTGTTCAGCATCTGTTGAAAGAACTTGATAGAATTGCCCGACAAGGTCTCGACGAGGACTGATGGTAAGATAAACTTATGTCCGGCAATTCAATAGGCAAGCTTTTCACAGTCACCAGTTTTGGTGAAAGCCATGGTGCGGCCATCGGCTGTATCATTGACGGTTGCCCTCCTGGTTTAAAGTTAAGCGAAACCGATATCCAGCCTGATCTTGACCGGCGCAAACCCGGCACCTCGCGGCATACTACCCAGCGTCGTGAGTCGGATGAAGTCGAAATCCTTTCCGGTGTATTTGAAGGCATGACTACCGGTACACCTATCGGCCTGCTGATTCGCAATACAGATCAGCGTTCCAAAGACTATTCTGATATTAAGGACATTTTCAGGCCGGGTCATGCTGATCTGACCTATGAAAGAAAATACGGCTTGCGTGATTACCGCGGTGGTGGTCGGTCATCTGCACGCGAAACAGCCATGCGTGTAGCTGCCGGTGCGGTAGCAAAAAAATATCTGAAGATCCGCTACGGTATTTGTATCCGCGGTTATCTGGCACAGCTGGGCCCGATCAAAATCGACAGGCTGGATTGGGATGTTGTCGAACAAAATCCTTTCTTCTGCCCCGATGTGGACAAAATCGCTGAGCTGGAGTCCTATATGGACGCACTACGCAAAGAGGGAAATTCAGTTGGTGCAAGAATCAATGTAGTTGCCAGCGGCGTTCCTGTTGGTTTGGGCGAGCCGGTATTTGATCGACTGGATGCTGATATCTCTCATGCACTGATGTGCATCAATGCCGCAAAGGGTGTCGAAATTGGTGCCGGTTTTGACTGTATTGAGCAGAAAGGTACTGAGCATCGTGACTTGATTACGCCTGACGGTTTTCTGACTAATAATGCCGGCGGTATTTTGGGTGGGATATCCAGTGGACAGGAGATTCTGGCCAGTGTTGCTTTTAAACCCACCTCGTCACTGCGTCTTCCCGGACTGACTGTCAATAAAAAAGGCGAATCTACCGAGGCTGTTACTACCGGACGGCATGACCCCTGTGTCGGGATTCGAGCGACACCGATCGTTGAGGCGATGCTGGCAATTGTGCTGATGGATCATGTTTTGCGGCATCGGGGCCAGAACGCCGATGTCATTGCGGAGCCGTTGCCGTAGCTGCTGAGTAGTCCAAGTCCATGCCTTACTGGCGTCTGTCATCATTTTATTTCGTTTATTTCGGCACCCTGGGTGTGTTGCTCCCGTACTGGTCTCCATATCTGGCGTCATTAGGCTTCTCGCTAGCTGAAATCGGTAAATTGATGGCCATCATCATGGTTACCAAAATGATTGCCCCATATATATGGGCCTGGTTGGCTGACCAAAGTCGATCCAGTATGCGACTGGTTCGACTGGCGACGTTGCTGTCTGCCATCTTCTACCTTGGTGTATTTTTTGGCACGGGTTTCTGGTGGCTGATGGTTGTGATGACGTTGTTTACCTTCTTCTGGAATGCAGTGCTACCGCAGGTGGAAGTCACTACGCTGAATCATCTGGGTGATGATAATGATCGCTACGGCAAAGTACGCCTTTGGGGGTCTATAGGCTTTATTTTCTCATCTCTGGTTTTAGGATATGCGCTAGATAGTAATCCGGCATCACTGGTATTGCCGGTAGTTATGATCTTCCTGACAGGTATTTTTATTTCTACTGTATTCATTCCCGATGTGGGAAAGCCGGCACACCTCGAGCAGGCTGGAATAGTGAGGTATATACTTCAATATCCCGAGCTGATGAGTTTCCTCATGGTCAGCTTTCTGCTACAGGTCAGTCACGCACCCTATTACACCTTTTATACGCTCTACCTGTCTGGATACGGTTATAGTAAAACAGTAATCGGGATATTGTGGGCTGTGGGAGTGCTGTTCGAGGTTATACTTTTTCTCAACCTGCACCGAATACTCAAGCATGTACGTTTTCGAGTCTTGTTAATCGGCAGTTGCCTCATCACTGGCCTGCGTTGGCTGACCATAGGACTGTTCCCTGAATCATTGCTACTTCTGGTGCTGGCCCAGGTGCTGCATGCGATAAGCTTCGGCCTGTTTCATGGTGTGGCAGTATCGATGGTGCATCGCTATTTTACCGGCAGGCATCAGCACCGGGGAATGGCGCTATACGGCAGTATCAGCTTTGGTGCAGGTGGCGCCGTGGGTAGCCTGGCCAGTGGTTATATGATGGGCTGGATCGGCGCAAGTTTTACATTTGCAGTTGCCAGTCTGGTGGCCCTCATTGCCGCAGTACTTGCATGGTTTAGCGTTAAGGGAAAATTTGAAAAGCCAGCATGAATGAATCAACATGCAAAAATTGTTATCGAACTTATAATTGCTGCAGTCAGTCATGGAATTCAAATTAAAGAGATAAAAAAATGTCACTAATTGAACGAAAAGTAGAGCTACTGTCGCCAGCAGGTACGTTGAAGAGTCAACATTATGCGATGGCTTTTGGTGCTGATGCGGTGTATGCCGGTCTACCTCGCTATTCGCTGCGGGTACGTAATAATGATTTTGATATCGAAAATTTGTCTGTTGGTATTGAGGCTGCGCATGTTCAGGGGAAACGTTTTTTTGTAGCCGTTAACATCATGCCACATGGCAGTAAGTTGAAGACCTTTCTGGCCGACATGGCAAAAATAGTTGTTTTGAAACCGGATGCTTTGATCATGTCAGATCCGGGGCTGATTATGCTGATCAGGGAAAACTGGCCGGATATGCCGATCCATCTATCTGTACAGATGAATACAGTCAATGCAGCAGCAGTAAAATTCTGGCAGGGCGTGGGTATCGAAAGAATTATCCTGTCACGTGAGCTTTCATTGGGCGAGGTGGAAGATATTCGTCAGCAGTGTCCGGATATCGAGCTCGAAGTCTTTGTCCATGGCTCACTCTGTATCGCCTATTCCGGCCGTTGTTTATTGTCCGGTTACTTCAATCATCGTGATCCCAACCAGGGCAGCTGTACGAATTCCTGCCGCTGGGATTATAAGGTGGACGGTAAGGAAACTGAGGCGGGCATTGTGCAGGGCAGTCAGGATTTTCAGGCAGATAACCGGCATGAGAATGCCCAGCATGTGATGCTGCTGGAAGAATTTAATCGTCCTGGCGAGTTAATGCCAATCGAGGAAGATGAACACGGTACCTACATCATGAACTCTAAGGATCTGCGTGCCGTTGAACATGTTACACAACTGGTGGAGATGGGTGTTGATTGTCTGAAGATAGAAGGGCGCACCAAGTCCCATTATTATGCAGCCAGAACCAGCCAGATCTACCGCCAGGCGATAGATGATGCATTTGCCGGCAGGGAGTTCGATCCATCACTGATGGGTGAACTGGAGTCACTGGCCAATAGAGGGTATACCGACGGATTCTTCGTTCGCCACTACAGTCAGGAACTGCAACGCTATCATGATAATGCTTCAAACTCGCAACGCCAGATGTTCGTAGGTGAGGTGATGGAACAGGATGATGATGGAATGTCACTGATTGATGTCAAAAACAAGTTTCTGGTAGGCGATTCACTGGAGTTGCTGACACCACTTGGGAACACCTCTTTCAAACTCAATGAAATGCAGGACAAAGACGGTAAGCCATTGAAAGTGGCACCGGGGGGTGGGTGGAAGGTTAAGATTCCGTTACCGGTTGAGGCGGGGGAGTTTGGGTTGTTGGTTAGGGATTTGTAGGTAAAAAAGTTCCAAGTTCCAAGATCCAAGTTCCAAGTAAAATCGGTTTGGTTTCAGACTTGGAACTTGGATCTTGGAACTTGGAACTTTTTCACCCAATCATCGCCCTAAGCACCTCAGTCCACGTTTTAGCAATATTCTGACGGTTATACCCCCCACCCCCTGTAACAAGCAGTCTTCCCTGGCAATGTTCATCGGCAATTCGGCATAGTCGTCGAGTTGCGTGAGCGTGGGCATCCGGGGTCAGTGCCATGTGTGTGATCGGGTCTCCTAGTACACTGTCTGCACCGGCTTGCAGAATAATGAATTCCGGTTTTACCAGAGCAAGGAAATCTTCAATTTTTTCCCATACAGTATAGAAATCTCTATCCTGCACATTGGGAGGAGACAGTGGAAAATTCAGTTTGCTTCCTTTTGCGACGCCAGTGCCAGTTTCTGAGCTGAAGCCGGTGCCGGGATAGAGATAATTGCCGTCTTCATGGATATCTGCGATGTAAATGTCCGGGTCATTCTCATATTCATAGAACACACCATCGCCATGATGGGCATCGATATCGACATAGGCAATGCGTTGTATATCGTGATTTCTGCGTAATTCCTCAATCAATATCCCAATATCGTTAACTGCACAAAATCCCGCAGCAGTATTCCGGCGGGCATGATGCAAGCCGGCTATCGGTACGAACACCCTTGTTGTTCTGCCAGACATGATTCGCCTTGCTCCATCAAGTACGCAGCCAGCAACGACAGAAGCAGATTCATAGATGCCCGGAAATGCAGGAGTATCGCCACAGTCCAGCGTACCTGATCCAAGGGCAGATAGCCGGATTAACTTTTCAACGTAGACATGAGTATGAAAGTATTCCAGCTCATCTTTACTGGCGCTTACAGGACTAGCAACAGTTACCAGCTTGTTGAGACATTGGTTGCAGGCGTTTTTCCAGAAGGCATCCAGACGGTCTGGACCAAATGGGTGCCCCTCTCCAAAGCCATAGGCGGCCAGTTCTTCTCCATAGTAGACTGTTATCATCTCAGGGCACTTCAATTCATGAAAGCTTGCATGTATCAGATATTGTCATGATTTATGGGAAGATTGTAATATCCTGGGATATACTTATTTGTAAATATGAAAAGCATATATAAAAGAAGATTGCCTGACAACAAGGTACCCAATAGAGTTAAAGTCCTGCTCCAGGGGTTCCTTGTGCTGGTGATGATGTTTAGCTTCATGCTAAAGGCTTTTGCCTGGACATGCGTCTATGTGTCTTCTTATCACAAGGGTTATGCATGGTCTGATGGTATCGAACGTGGTTTACGTGAGGGACTGAAAGGGCATTGTGATCTGATTCAGTTCAATATGGATACCAAACGGAACAAAGATGAGCTCTATAAAATACAAAAAGCGCGAGAAATAGCTCATAAAATCAAACAAATAAAACCTGATGTGTTGATTGTTTCAGATGATAATGCGGCCAAGTATCTTATCGTTCCCTATTTTAGAGGAGGAAAAACACCGGTAGTGTTTTCCGGCATAAACTGGACGGTTAAGGAATACGGGTTTCCTGCCGAAAACGTAACAGGGATGATAGAGGTGGCCCCGCTCAATCCAATGTTGGAATGGGCGCGTAAATTGACACAGCAGGGGAATAAGGGATTGTATATTGGCGCAAATACTCTTACTGAAACAAAGTTCCTGAAACAGGTGGTGAAAGTAGCGGCTGATATGGATATGATTATAGACGGTACGCTGGTCGATACACTGGAAGCCTGGCAAAAGGCCTTCCAACAGGCAACAGATGTGGATTTTATTATTTTTGGCAGTCCATCAGGTATTGTGGACTGGGACATTAATTTAGCAGAAGAAATTGTAAGAAAGTCTAGTGAAAAACTTACACTGACAAATTATGACTGGATGATGTCTATTGCAATGCTCGGTTTTGTCGAAATTCCTGAAGAGCATGGAAGATGGTCTGCAAAGGTATCGATAGCTATCCAGGGAGGTCTGCCGATACAGCGGATACCGATCATTGCCAGTCGAAAATGGGAGGTATATGAGAATCCGCAGCTGTTAAAGCATGCAGGTATTAAGATCCCAAAAGCTTTACGGGCAAGGGCAAAAAAATTTAGTCAAGTAGCGAAAGATGGCAGCGAGTAAAAAGTTATTGAGGCACCCTCGCCTGCAGGGTCTGTTCTTTGCAGCACTTGTTCTGTTTGGTGGTCTGGTTGTCATGTTTGCTGATGTACAAGCAGAGAAAAAGAAATTTCTGAACTATTCTGATCTTATTTATCAAGGGATTGCTCAGCGGTTATTAACCGCGGAAGGGGTCATTACTGCCCTGGTCACATTCGGTCAGGATAGTGATATTGATGGCAACAGTGCTGATAGCGCCCTTCAAGATTTGGTGAAAACTTATCCTTATATCTACGCACTGGCTAAACTCGACTGGGTTCGCTATCGCGAACGCAGTACTTATGAAAAAACCATGCAGGAAAATGGCATGGCTGGCATGTTGATCCACGAGTATGACCAGGATAAGGATGTTTTTGTTAAGGCCAGGAAGAGAAATGCCTACCTGGTGACTAGTATGCTGGTTCCTATGGAGCCCGTGACATCTCAATTACTTGGTCTGGATTTGCTGGTGAATGATGAGTTTGCAGAAGCTGTTTATCTTGCGATGAAAAATGGTAC
Encoded here:
- a CDS encoding resB-like family protein, with translation MMRILRILGSLRLTLFGIVLIATGVLLNIYIPGNPDLFISGPVGFLSLNLLAAIITRPQMRRQHALLLFHLCLLALVVVVFLGRLTHFKGQVELTEGQWLEAANLVTVSSGPWYHNILTDIQLQQGPIQVAYTTQNYRQKTHSQILLTSAQGVTEAAMIDDNNPLVIDNYRFYITPNKGFSAILRWVDLAGQTVLGAVNFPSYPALDFKQKQQWVTPEGEKLSLRLIIENIADANNNWILSSKVSKPRLDVIVNDKVHTSLFPGDSMKLSGGELQFMQLKMWMGYYINYDPNSRWIFLIALLGVLAMSLHLYGRQVNAPTLVRKLVAVEK
- the ccsA_1 gene encoding cytochrome c biogenesis protein CcsA, which gives rise to MQLQSFYPEGMLQVVGIFLFILTIILRWQIVGHGPFISMFEILLSSLFSLGLIFLLATFFSPGMRQATIPAYLVIILLAYWALMTGNEGGALPPTYDNNWLWAHVFMGKIFLGLNLIATSLAISGLWQVLVLKKDVSSVDLTWVETAAWRYLSISFIFHSLMLLVGALWAQDAWGRYWGWDPLESWAFVTWLSMAFALHSRVTFRYSNIIGWVIITIIFMLAFFTFFGIPFISIAPHRGAI
- the yqaA gene encoding inner membrane protein YqaA, with the translated sequence MTDIINEWGLLGLFTSAFISSTLLPGSSEAILIALTLNNAHDPLALLLVATAGNTLGGMSSWLIGLLIAHYWPTQKLLKKPENLRAANWLEKHGSPILLLSWLPVVGDPLCLAAGWLKIHFWPALLFITAGKAARYGVILILLR
- the minD gene encoding septum site-determining protein MinD codes for the protein MSEVTKEQIEEALKLVVDPYTEQDPVSGKTVKKIDIKDGKVEVNIVAGYPNRGFADEFAASLKEKIMAVDGISDATVNVSFKVATHGVQKGVTMLDNVKNIIAIASGKGGVGKSTVAVNLALALSAEGASVGILDADIYGPSQPRMLGVSAQPESKDGNSLEPMMSYHLQAMSIGFLIDEETPMIWRGPMVTQALEQLLKDTRWNDLDYLIIDLPPGTGDTQLTLAQKVPVSGSVIVTTPQDIALLDARKALKMFEKVEIPVLGVVENMSTYICSKCGNEEHIFGEGGGLSMAEQYDVDYLGSIPLDIAIRKHVDEGKPTVVADPEGRIAMNYREIARRTAAKLSKKKKDFTAAFPNIVIDNS
- the dcd gene encoding deoxycytidine triphosphate deaminase, which codes for MGVKSDKWIRKMVQEAGMIEPFESDQVRTNADGDKLVSYGTSSYGYDIRCSDEFKIFTNINSALVDPKNFDENSFVDFKGDVCIIPPNSFALARTVEYLRIPRNVLTICLGKSTYARCGIIVNVTPFEPEWEGHVTLEFSNTTPLPAKIYANEGVAQVIFFEGDEECETSYKDRGGKYQGQTGVTLPKT
- the aroC gene encoding chorismate synthase, which gives rise to MSGNSIGKLFTVTSFGESHGAAIGCIIDGCPPGLKLSETDIQPDLDRRKPGTSRHTTQRRESDEVEILSGVFEGMTTGTPIGLLIRNTDQRSKDYSDIKDIFRPGHADLTYERKYGLRDYRGGGRSSARETAMRVAAGAVAKKYLKIRYGICIRGYLAQLGPIKIDRLDWDVVEQNPFFCPDVDKIAELESYMDALRKEGNSVGARINVVASGVPVGLGEPVFDRLDADISHALMCINAAKGVEIGAGFDCIEQKGTEHRDLITPDGFLTNNAGGILGGISSGQEILASVAFKPTSSLRLPGLTVNKKGESTEAVTTGRHDPCVGIRATPIVEAMLAIVLMDHVLRHRGQNADVIAEPLP
- the hcaT gene encoding putative 3-phenylpropionic acid transporter, which translates into the protein MPYWRLSSFYFVYFGTLGVLLPYWSPYLASLGFSLAEIGKLMAIIMVTKMIAPYIWAWLADQSRSSMRLVRLATLLSAIFYLGVFFGTGFWWLMVVMTLFTFFWNAVLPQVEVTTLNHLGDDNDRYGKVRLWGSIGFIFSSLVLGYALDSNPASLVLPVVMIFLTGIFISTVFIPDVGKPAHLEQAGIVRYILQYPELMSFLMVSFLLQVSHAPYYTFYTLYLSGYGYSKTVIGILWAVGVLFEVILFLNLHRILKHVRFRVLLIGSCLITGLRWLTIGLFPESLLLLVLAQVLHAISFGLFHGVAVSMVHRYFTGRHQHRGMALYGSISFGAGGAVGSLASGYMMGWIGASFTFAVASLVALIAAVLAWFSVKGKFEKPA
- the yhbU_1 gene encoding putative protease YhbU precursor, coding for MSLIERKVELLSPAGTLKSQHYAMAFGADAVYAGLPRYSLRVRNNDFDIENLSVGIEAAHVQGKRFFVAVNIMPHGSKLKTFLADMAKIVVLKPDALIMSDPGLIMLIRENWPDMPIHLSVQMNTVNAAAVKFWQGVGIERIILSRELSLGEVEDIRQQCPDIELEVFVHGSLCIAYSGRCLLSGYFNHRDPNQGSCTNSCRWDYKVDGKETEAGIVQGSQDFQADNRHENAQHVMLLEEFNRPGELMPIEEDEHGTYIMNSKDLRAVEHVTQLVEMGVDCLKIEGRTKSHYYAARTSQIYRQAIDDAFAGREFDPSLMGELESLANRGYTDGFFVRHYSQELQRYHDNASNSQRQMFVGEVMEQDDDGMSLIDVKNKFLVGDSLELLTPLGNTSFKLNEMQDKDGKPLKVAPGGGWKVKIPLPVEAGEFGLLVRDL
- the acuC gene encoding acetoin utilization protein AcuC, with translation MITVYYGEELAAYGFGEGHPFGPDRLDAFWKNACNQCLNKLVTVASPVSASKDELEYFHTHVYVEKLIRLSALGSGTLDCGDTPAFPGIYESASVVAGCVLDGARRIMSGRTTRVFVPIAGLHHARRNTAAGFCAVNDIGILIEELRRNHDIQRIAYVDIDAHHGDGVFYEYENDPDIYIADIHEDGNYLYPGTGFSSETGTGVAKGSKLNFPLSPPNVQDRDFYTVWEKIEDFLALVKPEFIILQAGADSVLGDPITHMALTPDAHAHATRRLCRIADEHCQGRLLVTGGGGYNRQNIAKTWTEVLRAMIG